A window from Theobroma cacao cultivar B97-61/B2 chromosome 3, Criollo_cocoa_genome_V2, whole genome shotgun sequence encodes these proteins:
- the LOC18606894 gene encoding replication factor C subunit 3, with protein sequence MPSPATILRRSSPNPDLIITTQKSETLIPRSSRSSTCSSRPTKFSYWTSWSNINKLGDYINPRRLGNDSSKHSDLTEESLDAHNKLHGILSHRATISNYIFNHVDEKNHKCSPYYKGLIDLTLSINREKNMSGAESPGRVSHTTTVFTTTSSTLSSFFVKVQEFSSSCFTCRKTGNQDPSPAAAPPTSVKTTFPKGMKSEKKEATDPPDPQLVDEVKPLRERVSEPSAPPTLTILPTKTVPSNDEKKEADTHKGNQKFIWADKYRPKALKDFICNKSEATRLQALVKYDLCDHVIFEGPPGVGKRTMIWAMLREAFGPDGLQTRDERKAFDLKGESIGRIEVNVKESSQHVEVNLSDLKGYEKDVIVELMKETQTKTSKSNKATSSYSDNCRVIILCEADKLSTDALLYIKWLLERYEGDNKVFFCCSDVSRLQPIRSICTLIRLLPPSKEEIVEVLEFIAKQEDIYLPTKLAEKMADSSKNNLRQAIRSFEACWHSSYPFKEDQVILTGWEDDIANIAKNIVEERSPKQLYIIRGKLQILIEHDVSPDFIFKSLVEEVKKHMHENLHTQVDGLYDEYNRDDESMIESEDEMSIKVIDPVRKNMRIFLRIEEFIARFMSWYNNQLRMANAGNTPLVGEGTSCDC encoded by the exons ATGCCGAGTCCAGCAACAATCCTCCGGCGCTCCTCACCCAATCCAGACCTCATTATCACAACCCAGAAATCTGAGACTCTCATACCCCGGTCCAGCCGCTCCTCAACGTGCTCTAGTCGGCCCACAAAGTTCTCTTACTGGACTAGTTGGAGCAACATCAATAAACTAGGCGACTACATCAACCCCAGACGACTAGGCAACGATTCCTCCAAGCATTCTGATTTAACAGAGGAGAGTCTCGATGCACATAATAAGTTGCATGGCATACTTTCTCACAGGGCTACTATCAgcaattacatttttaatcaTGTGGATGAAAAGAACCACAAGTGCAGTCCTTATTACAAAGGACTCATCGATTTAACCCTCTCCATCAATCGCGAAAAAAATATGTCTGGAGCAGAGAGTCCTGGACGTGTTAGCCACACAACTACTGTCTTCACGACCACTTCCAGCACTCTTTCCTCTTTCTTCGTTAAAGTGCAAGAATTTAGTTCTAGCTGCTTCACCTGTAGAAAAACTGGTAACCAGGACCCCTCTCCTGCTGCTGCTCCTCCAACCTCTGTTAAAACAACTTTTCCGAAGGGGATGAAGTCAGAGAAGAAGGAGGCCACCGATCCTCCTGATCCTCAATTAGTTGATGAGGTGAAGCCATTGAGGGAGAGAGTATCAGAACCATCCGCACCACCGACGCTAACAATCTTGCCGACCAAAACTGTTCCTAGTAATGATGAGAAGAAAGAAGCCGATACTCACAAGGGGAACCAAAAGTTCATATGGGCAGACAAGTACCGACCCAAAGCTTTAAAAGATTTCATCTGCAACAAAAGTGAGGCCACTCGATTGCAGGCTTTG GTGAAATACGATCTATGCGATCATGTTATATTTGAAGGACCCCCTGGCGTTGGGAAGAGAACCATGATCTGGGCTATGCTTCGAGAAGCTTTTGGACCTGACGGACTCCAG ACTAGGGACGAGCGCAAGGCATTTGACTTGAAG GGggaatcaataggaagaatcgAAGTAAATGTGAAGGAATCTTCCCAGCATGTAGAGGTCAATCTCTCGGATCTAAAAGGGTATGAGAAGGATGTCATTGTGGAACTAATGAAGGAAACACAAACCAAGACCTCTAAATCTAATAAAGCTACGTCGTCCTACTCTGATAACTGTAGAG TAATAATTCTATGCGAAGCAGATAAGCTAAGCACAGATGCCCTGCTGTACATTAAATGGCTGTTAGAAAGGTATGAAGGGGACAATAAGGTTTTCTTCTGCTGCTCTGATGTCTCAAGGCTTCAGCCAATTAGGTCAATTTGCACGCTCATTCGGCTACTTCCGCCTTCAAAAGAAGAG ATTGTTGAAGTTCTGGAATTTATAGCTAAGCAAGAAGACATATATCTGCCAACTAAATTGGCGGAAAAGATGGCCGACAGCTCCAAGAATAATCTCCGTCAAGCCATTCGTTCATTCGAAGCCTGCTGGCACTCAAG TTATCCTTTTAAGGAAGACCAAGTAATTTTAACTGGATGGGAAGATGACATTGCAAACATTGCCAAGAACATAGTCGAGGAACGAAGTCCAAAACA GCTATACATAATCCGCGGAAAGCTTCAAATTCTCATAGAGCATGATGTATCTCCTGACTTCATATTCAAG TCTCTGGTTGAAGAAGTGAAAAAGCATATGCACGAGAACTTGCATACTCAAGTTGATGGTTTATATGATGAATACAAT AGGGATGATGAAAGCATGATTGAGAGTGAGGATGAAATGAGCATTAAGGTTATCGACCCGGTGAGAAAGAACATGAGGATTTTCTTGAGAATCGAAG AGTTCATAGCCAGATTCATGAGCTGGTACAACAATCAATTAAGGATGGCAAATGCAGGCAACACGCCCCTAGTGGGCGAAGGGACTTCATGCGATTGCTGA
- the LOC18606896 gene encoding uncharacterized protein LOC18606896 isoform X1 — MLCTPYCVPAAAMASPTFPDHCFIRYDHHHHHDHKDLRRWRIRTTTAATSASASAYPLFSNQIQLTKDSSSRHKFYQEALKTARDKFTREISIQSKDKDISLAKALLYVAAEDEAFMAFNQEMDTRSLLNERRNVSSPSDTKEWDSVEQMPLGGKTISEWLSELDAIAKEVEAELVSRDIGCHLVEVLEAVNLVLFELRGFKRSPVLVDSKHSYLHSILSSGCGSAILLSIIYIEVCRRLGLTIVGSRVGGDFLIWPQTGYPEELFKVTSGHSLFAIVNGRCVEDPRSMASDLTGTSLLGLEIATNRDIIGIALANLIRLHWKRASRSNHGLMLTSPLRHVHNADEKPNKIDKSNVPLLRPQDLRLAIMASERLLILQPHNWALRRDHGMMLYYNREYGKAVQELSICMAFAPEEEAEILEPFVEKLHLMRLELSWKSLGHAGRLAVP; from the exons ATGTTGTGCACACCATATTGCGTGCCAGCGGCAGCTATGGCTTCTCCGACTTTCCCTGATCATTGCTTTATCAG GTatgatcatcatcatcatcatgatcACAAGGACTTGAGGAGATGGAGGATTAGGACTACTACTGCTGCTACTTCAGCTTCTGCTTCTGCTTACCCTCTCTTTTCCAATCAGATTCAGCTAACTAAAGACTCTTCTTCCCGTCACAAATTTTACCAGGAG GCTCTTAAGACTGCAAGGGACAAGTTCACTCGAGAAATCTCGATCCAGTCCAAGGACAAGGACATCTCTCTTGCTAAG GCTTTGCTTTATGTTGCAGCTGAAGATGAGGCATTCATGGCTTTTAACCAAGAGATGGACACTCGCTCCCTCCTGAATGAAAGGAGAAATGTTTCTTCCCCATCTGATACCAAAGAGTGGGATTCTGTGGAGCAAATGCCTTTGGGTGGAAAGACCATATCTGAATGGCTGAGTGAGTTGGATGCAATTGCTAAAGAAGTTGAAGCAGAGCTAGTTTCAAGAGACATAGGCTGCCATCTGGTTGAAGTTTTGGAGGCAGTCAATTTAGTTCTTTTTGAGTTAAGAGGCTTCAAAAGATCCCCTGTTCTCGTGGATTCTAAGCATTCATACTTACACTCAATACTGAGCTCTGGATGTGGCAGTG CAATTTTGCTTAGCATAATTTACATTGAAGTTTGTCGGCGACTTGGTCTAACCATTGTGGGATCTCGAGTTGGGGGAGATTTTTTAATATGGCCCCAGACAGGGTATCCAGAG GAGCTCTTCAAAGTGACTTCAGGACACAGCTTGTTCGCTATTGTCAATGGAAGGTGTGTGGAGGACCCTAGATCAATGGCATCAGATTTAACTGGTACTTCACTTTTAGGGCTTGAGATAGCTACAAACCGTGATATTATTGGGATTGCTCTAGCCAATTTAATT AGGCTTCACTGGAAACGTGCTTCGAGATCAAATCATGGGTTGATGCTGACTTCTCCCCTTAGGCATGTTCATAATGCTGATGAGAAACCTAACAAGATTGATAAATCAAATGTCCCTTTGTTGCGGCCTCAAGATCTTAG GCTAGCTATCATGGCTTCAGAAAGATTGTTGATTCTGCAGCCACATAATTGGGCACTAAGGAGAGACCATGGCATGATGCTGTATTATAATAG GGAATATGGCAAGGCAGTGCAAGAGCTTAGCATCTGCATGGCCTTTGCTCCAGAGGAAGAGGCAGAGATTCTTGAACCCTTTGTTGAGAAATTGCATTTGATGCGGCTGGAGTTGTCGTGGAAGTCTTTGGGTCATGCTGGCCGATTGGCTGTTCCTTGA
- the LOC18606896 gene encoding uncharacterized protein LOC18606896 isoform X2: protein MAFNQEMDTRSLLNERRNVSSPSDTKEWDSVEQMPLGGKTISEWLSELDAIAKEVEAELVSRDIGCHLVEVLEAVNLVLFELRGFKRSPVLVDSKHSYLHSILSSGCGSAILLSIIYIEVCRRLGLTIVGSRVGGDFLIWPQTGYPEELFKVTSGHSLFAIVNGRCVEDPRSMASDLTGTSLLGLEIATNRDIIGIALANLIRLHWKRASRSNHGLMLTSPLRHVHNADEKPNKIDKSNVPLLRPQDLRLAIMASERLLILQPHNWALRRDHGMMLYYNREYGKAVQELSICMAFAPEEEAEILEPFVEKLHLMRLELSWKSLGHAGRLAVP, encoded by the exons ATGGCTTTTAACCAAGAGATGGACACTCGCTCCCTCCTGAATGAAAGGAGAAATGTTTCTTCCCCATCTGATACCAAAGAGTGGGATTCTGTGGAGCAAATGCCTTTGGGTGGAAAGACCATATCTGAATGGCTGAGTGAGTTGGATGCAATTGCTAAAGAAGTTGAAGCAGAGCTAGTTTCAAGAGACATAGGCTGCCATCTGGTTGAAGTTTTGGAGGCAGTCAATTTAGTTCTTTTTGAGTTAAGAGGCTTCAAAAGATCCCCTGTTCTCGTGGATTCTAAGCATTCATACTTACACTCAATACTGAGCTCTGGATGTGGCAGTG CAATTTTGCTTAGCATAATTTACATTGAAGTTTGTCGGCGACTTGGTCTAACCATTGTGGGATCTCGAGTTGGGGGAGATTTTTTAATATGGCCCCAGACAGGGTATCCAGAG GAGCTCTTCAAAGTGACTTCAGGACACAGCTTGTTCGCTATTGTCAATGGAAGGTGTGTGGAGGACCCTAGATCAATGGCATCAGATTTAACTGGTACTTCACTTTTAGGGCTTGAGATAGCTACAAACCGTGATATTATTGGGATTGCTCTAGCCAATTTAATT AGGCTTCACTGGAAACGTGCTTCGAGATCAAATCATGGGTTGATGCTGACTTCTCCCCTTAGGCATGTTCATAATGCTGATGAGAAACCTAACAAGATTGATAAATCAAATGTCCCTTTGTTGCGGCCTCAAGATCTTAG GCTAGCTATCATGGCTTCAGAAAGATTGTTGATTCTGCAGCCACATAATTGGGCACTAAGGAGAGACCATGGCATGATGCTGTATTATAATAG GGAATATGGCAAGGCAGTGCAAGAGCTTAGCATCTGCATGGCCTTTGCTCCAGAGGAAGAGGCAGAGATTCTTGAACCCTTTGTTGAGAAATTGCATTTGATGCGGCTGGAGTTGTCGTGGAAGTCTTTGGGTCATGCTGGCCGATTGGCTGTTCCTTGA
- the LOC18606897 gene encoding protein root UVB sensitive 1, chloroplastic translates to MACACGYCCRPLFLSSPFAFPSPSTPSSYAPPTTPFLFSHLAICASFKPVIAAATTNSLPFPLLSHGHGGGCDGNNNNNNDGPFGSDSWRWNDDSSSSHSHPFLLFLSSFVACFCPSQLSSALARTNEDSQEDDVVWEVKGSKWTKLIPDFSEDAFVASNGIVNLTKSLSLSTVWRQCRDIVMRLLLPEGFPDSVTSDYLDYSLWRGVQGVASQISGVLATQALLYAVGLGKGAIPTAAAINWVLKDGIGYLSKIMLSKYGRHFDVNPKGWRLFADLLENAAFGLEMLTPAFPHLFVPIGAAAGAGRSAAALIQAATRSCFYAGFAAQRNFAEVIAKGEAQGMVSKSIGIVLGIALANCVGSSTSLALASFGVVTWVHMYCNLKSYQSIQLRTLNSYRASLVFSEYLLSGQAPSIKEVNDEEPLFPAVPFLNLLSANRERSVVLSSEAKQAAADIERRLQLGSKLSDIVNNKEDALALFSLYKDEGYILTEHEGKFCVVLKESSLPQDMLKSLFQVNYLYWLERNAGIEASGASTDCRPGGRLQISVEYVQREFNHVKIDSESVGWVTDGLIARPLPNRIRPGHRDASTAS, encoded by the exons ATGGCATGCGCTTGCGGTTATTGTTGCAGGCCCTTGTTCCTTTCTTCACCCTTCGCCTTCCCTTCACCCTCTACTCCCTCAAGCTATGCGCCGCCCACCACCCCATTTCTCTTTTCCCACTTAGCCATCTGCGCGTCTTTTAAACCAGTTATTGCTGCTGCTACTACTAACTCCTTGCCCTTCCCTTTGCTCTCTCATGGTCATGGTGGGGGTTGTGACGgcaacaacaacaataacAATGATGGTCCATTTGGGTCTGACTCTTGGCGGTGGAATGACGATTCATCATCTTCTCATTCtcatccttttcttttatttctttcttcattcgTTGCTTGCTTCTGCCCTTCCCAATTATCTTCCGCCCTTGCAAGAACCAACGAGGATTCCCAGGAGGATGACGTGGTTTGGGAAGTGAAAGGGAGCAAGTGGACTAAGCTCATTCCTGATTTCTCCGAGGATGCATTTGTTGCTTCGAACGGGATTGTGAATTTGACAAAATCGTTGTCGCTGTCAACTGTTTGGCGGCAATGCAGAGACATTGTCATGCGGTTGCTGCTCCCTGAAGGTTTCCCTGACAGCGTTACCAGTGATTATCTTGATTACTCTCTTTGGAGAGGCGTACAGGGCGTTGCTAGCCAAATCAGCGGCGTTCTTGCCACCCAA GCATTGCTTTATGCTGTTGGATTGGGGAAAGGAGCTATTCCCACAGCTGCTGCTATCAATTGGGTGTTAAAGGATGGGATTGGTTATTTGAGTAAAATCATGTTGTCCAAATATGGAAGGCATTTTGATGTCAATCCTAAAGGATGGAGGCTATTCGCTGATCTCCTGGAAAATGCTGCCTTTGGATTAGAAATGTTGACCCCTGCTTTTCCACATCTCTTTGTTCCTATTGGTGCTGCTGCTGGGGCTGGAAGATCAGCAGCTGCTCTCATCCAG GCTGCTACTAGAAGTTGCTTCTATGCTGGTTTTGCTGCTCAAAGGAACTTTGCAGAG GTAATTGCTAAGGGTGAAGCTCAGGGAATGGTAAGCAAGTCCATTGGAATCGTGCTTGGTATAGCATTGGCTAACTGTGTAGGCTCATCTACATCTCTTGCCCTTGCTTCGTTTGGTGTTGTTACTTGGGTCCACATGTACTGCAATCTGAAGTCATACCAATCTATTCAACTGAGGACATTAAATTCCTATCGTGCAA GTTTAGTTTTCAGTGAATATCTCCTGAGTGGCCAGGCACCTTCAATCAAAGAGGTCAATGATGAGGAACCACTTTTTCCAGCTGTACCATTCCTTAATTTATTGTCTGCAAACAGA gAACGATCAGTTGTACTATCTTCAGAAGCAAAGCAGGCTGCTGCTGACATTGAGCGCCGGCTGCAGTTGGGGTCAAAACTCAGTGATATTGTCAACAACAAGGAGGATGCACTAGCACTATTCAGTCTGTATAAAGATGAAGGCTATATTCTGACTGAACACGAAGGAAAATTCTGT GTAGTGCTTAAAGAAAGTTCTTTACCACAAGATATGCTCAAGTCATTGTTCCAGgtaaattatttgtactggTTGGAGAGGAATGCAGGAATTGAAGCAAGCGGTGCCTCTACCGACTGCAGACCCGGGGGAAGGCTGCAAATATCTGTGGAGTACGTGCAAAGGGAATTCAACCATGTTAAAATTGACAGTGAATCAGTGGGATGGGTAACGGATGGACTTATTGCAAGGCCTTTACCAAATAGAATCCGTCCTGGTCACAGGGACGCATCAACTGCCAGTTGA
- the LOC18606898 gene encoding ribonuclease H2 subunit B isoform X2, with protein sequence MGCWWEGVDESRLLIAPDPGSNGDGSARLISLRHPKSGVTTSYLLSNRLLQELHWFKQSYGSWFLGDYVSEDGSLYTATPIDPVFIMLPIFEEARMKKVDDPGKFRQLDEILFINDYPGYRHLFSIAENCMQVVCEIKEIGSSKFFRLDDTKVLAWLNYKVCQLKQTLPALDQNYAARDEKDTLADAISIIGEYLKHEPWLKLLSNHFKLNLLEATRIASDFEACSNAIESPMGASNPSQGKTRGEKKTARNQKQAKKAKIETESRNIKEMFSRASRRRN encoded by the exons ATGGGGTGTTGGTGGGAAGGCGTTGACGAATCCCGTCTTCTAATTGCTCCGG ACCCTGGCTCTAACGGGGACGGTTCCGCTCGTTTAATATCTCTTCGTCACCCCAAATCAG GAGTTACGACATCCTATCTTTTAAGTAATAGGTTGCTTCAAGAACTTCACTGGTTCAAGCAATCTTATGGCTCCTGGTTTTTGGGAGATTACGTTTCTGAAG ATGGGAGCCTATATACTGCTACTCCTATTGATCCTGTTTTCATCATGTTGCCTATCTTTGAAGAAGCAAGAATGAAG AAAGTGGATGACCCTGGAAAGTTTAGGCAATTAGATGAGATACTCTTCATTAATGACTATCCTGGATATCGACATTTATTCTCCATTGCAGAGAACTGTATGCAAGTTGTTTGTGAAATTAAAG AAATTggatcatcaaaattttttaggCTTGATGACACGAAGGTTTTAGCTTGGTTAAATTACAAG GTATGCCAGTTAAAACAGACTCTACCAGCATTGGACCAAAACTATGCCGCACGTGATGAGAAGGATACAT TGGCTGATGCAATATCAATAATAGGGGAGTACTTGAAACATGAGCCTTGGTTGAAGCTTTTGTCTAATCATTTTAA ATTGAATTTACTGGAGGCAACGAGAATAGCATCGGATTTTGAAGCTTGCTCAAATGCCATAGAAAGTCCTATGGGTGCTTCTAATCCCTCACAG GGTAAGACAAGGGGTGAGAAAAAGACTGCAAGAAATCAGAAGCAAGCTAAAAAGGCTAAAATAGAGACAGAATCAAGAAACATCAAAGAAATGTTTTCAAGGGCTTCCCGAAGGAGGAACTGA
- the LOC18606898 gene encoding ribonuclease H2 subunit B isoform X1: MGCWWEGVDESRLLIAPADPGSNGDGSARLISLRHPKSGVTTSYLLSNRLLQELHWFKQSYGSWFLGDYVSEDGSLYTATPIDPVFIMLPIFEEARMKKVDDPGKFRQLDEILFINDYPGYRHLFSIAENCMQVVCEIKEIGSSKFFRLDDTKVLAWLNYKVCQLKQTLPALDQNYAARDEKDTLADAISIIGEYLKHEPWLKLLSNHFKLNLLEATRIASDFEACSNAIESPMGASNPSQGKTRGEKKTARNQKQAKKAKIETESRNIKEMFSRASRRRN; encoded by the exons ATGGGGTGTTGGTGGGAAGGCGTTGACGAATCCCGTCTTCTAATTGCTCCGG cAGACCCTGGCTCTAACGGGGACGGTTCCGCTCGTTTAATATCTCTTCGTCACCCCAAATCAG GAGTTACGACATCCTATCTTTTAAGTAATAGGTTGCTTCAAGAACTTCACTGGTTCAAGCAATCTTATGGCTCCTGGTTTTTGGGAGATTACGTTTCTGAAG ATGGGAGCCTATATACTGCTACTCCTATTGATCCTGTTTTCATCATGTTGCCTATCTTTGAAGAAGCAAGAATGAAG AAAGTGGATGACCCTGGAAAGTTTAGGCAATTAGATGAGATACTCTTCATTAATGACTATCCTGGATATCGACATTTATTCTCCATTGCAGAGAACTGTATGCAAGTTGTTTGTGAAATTAAAG AAATTggatcatcaaaattttttaggCTTGATGACACGAAGGTTTTAGCTTGGTTAAATTACAAG GTATGCCAGTTAAAACAGACTCTACCAGCATTGGACCAAAACTATGCCGCACGTGATGAGAAGGATACAT TGGCTGATGCAATATCAATAATAGGGGAGTACTTGAAACATGAGCCTTGGTTGAAGCTTTTGTCTAATCATTTTAA ATTGAATTTACTGGAGGCAACGAGAATAGCATCGGATTTTGAAGCTTGCTCAAATGCCATAGAAAGTCCTATGGGTGCTTCTAATCCCTCACAG GGTAAGACAAGGGGTGAGAAAAAGACTGCAAGAAATCAGAAGCAAGCTAAAAAGGCTAAAATAGAGACAGAATCAAGAAACATCAAAGAAATGTTTTCAAGGGCTTCCCGAAGGAGGAACTGA
- the LOC18606899 gene encoding probable carotenoid cleavage dioxygenase 4, chloroplastic produces MDAFSSSFLSTLLPLKLISPAVTTPRSISTPHVNVSSVRIEERPPASIPRTTTTTTTKAPPQPPKTQPPPPASNTLPKRIASPSVGAKKRVEPKLSTFIFNTFDNIINNFIDPPIRPSVDPRHVLSHNFAPVDELPPTECEVIQGSLPPCLDGAYIRNGPNPQYLPRGPYHLFDGDGMLHSIRISKGQATLCSRYVKTYKYSIENEMGSPVLPNVFSGFNGLTAAATRGALAAVRVLTGEFNPANGIGLANTSLALFGNRLYALGESDLPYSIRLTPNGDIETLGRHDFDGKLFMSMTAHPKTDTDTGEAFAFRYGPMPPFLTYFYFDANGKKQPDVPIFSMTRPSFLHDFAITKKYAIFADIQIGMNPMEMIFGGGSPVGTDPAKVPRIGVIPRYAKDESEIRWFDIPGFNLIHAINAWDEDDGNAIVMLAPNILSVEHTLERMELVHALVEKVRIDLRTGLVTRHPLSTRNLDFAVLNPAYLAKKNKYVYAAVGDPMPKISGVVKLDVSRGDRQECTVASRMYGPGCFGGEPFFVAKEPGNPEADEDDGYVVSYVHNENTGESRFLVMDAKSPNLDIVAAVKLPRRVPYGFHGLFVRESDINKL; encoded by the coding sequence ATGGACGCCTTTTCTTCCTCCTTTCTCTCCACCTTACTACCGTTAAAACTGATCTCCCCCGCCGTCACCACACCCAGATCGATTTCGACACCTCACGTCAACGTTTCCTCTGTTAGGATTGAAGAAAGACCTCCAGCTTCCATTCCTAGGACCACCACCACTACCACAACAAAAGCACCACCCCAACCTCCTAAAACTCAACCGCCACCACCAGCGTCAAACACACTGCCCAAAAGAATTGCATCTCCTTCGGTTGGAGCAAAGAAGAGAGTAGAACCAAAGTTATCCACATTCATCTTCAATACATTCGACAACATCATAAACAACTTCATAGACCCTCCAATTCGCCCCTCAGTCGACCCCAGACACGTGCTGTCCCACAACTTTGCTCCTGTTGATGAGCTTCCTCCGACAGAGTGCGAAGTTATTCAAGGATCTCTCCCACCTTGCCTCGACGGTGCGTACATACGTAACGGCCCTAACCCTCAGTACCTCCCTCGTGGACCTTACCACCTCTTTGATGGTGATGGTATGCTTCACTCCATCAGAATCTCCAAGGGCCAGGCCACTCTTTGTAGCCGCTATGTAAAGACTTACAAGTACTCGATTGAAAACGAGATGGGGTCTCCAGTTCTTCCCAATGTTTTCTCTGGCTTTAACGGCCTAACTGCAGCTGCAACTCGCGGTGCTCTCGCAGCTGTCAGAGTTCTAACTGGTGAGTTCAATCCGGCAAACGGTATTGGTCTTGCAAACACTAGTTTGGCCTTGTTCGGAAACCGTCTCTACGCACTTGGTGAATCTGATCTACCCTATTCCATACGCTTGACTCCCAACGGGGATATAGAAACGTTGGGTCGCCATGATTTTGATGGAAAGCTGTTCATGAGCATGACTGCTCACCCCAAGACAGACACTGACACTGGCGAGGCCTTTGCTTTCCGATATGGCCCTATGCCTCCATTTCTAActtatttttactttgatGCGAATGGAAAAAAACAGCCAGATGTGCCCATATTCTCTATGACCCGGCCATCTTTTCTCCACGACTTTGCTATTACAAAGAAGTACGCAATATTTGCTGACATACAGATAGGAATGAATCCCATGGAAATGATCTTTGGAGGGGGATCTCCGGTGGGTACAGACCCAGCTAAAGTACCAAGGATCGGAGTCATCCCTCGATATGCAAAAGACGAGTCAGAAATAAGGTGGTTTGATATACCAGGTTTCAACCTCATACACGCCATCAATGCATGGGATGAAGATGATGGCAACGCGATAGTCATGCTGGCACCAAACATACTGTCAGTAGAACACACCCTGGAGAGAATGGAACTTGTTCATGCCTTAGTGGAGAAAGTAAGGATCGACTTAAGAACAGGGCTAGTAACAAGGCATCCCCTTTCAACAAGAAATCTGGATTTCGCAGTGTTAAATCCAGCTTATTTagcaaagaagaacaaataTGTGTACGCAGCAGTGGGTGACCCAATGCCAAAAATATCAGGAGTGGTAAAGTTGGATGTGTCCAGGGGGGATCGCCAGGAGTGCACGGTGGCTAGTAGGATGTATGGGCCAGGTTGCTTTGGTGGGGAACCATTCTTTGTGGCCAAGGAGCCAGGAAATCCCGAGGCAGACGAGGACGATGGCTATGTGGTTTCGTATGTTCACAATGAAAACACGGGAGAGTCAAGGTTCTTGGTGATGGACGCAAAGTCACCTAATCTTGACATCGTGGCTGCCGTGAAGCTGCCCCGGAGGGTACCGTACGGTTTCCATGGACTTTTTGTGAGGGAAAGTGACATAAATAAGCTGTAA